One stretch of Bombina bombina isolate aBomBom1 chromosome 7, aBomBom1.pri, whole genome shotgun sequence DNA includes these proteins:
- the LOC128666948 gene encoding SERTA domain-containing protein 2-like isoform X2 — protein sequence MDMDSKGIKRKTREYEGWVDGDPCLQCENYPVIRQSMLNMSLDKFNKGRMLIEPSLRRYVLIANTLRLIEEEIKREPCAVPVLDSRAIPSGNMATLSQQSSTVMMESRVPALPEDIENILLPGVEGDLPVSSSVASILRELENVLDEAAPQHLLRLSANQDPQVRVEQSLNITVPLNLNSVHQQVNDAASRKENLEKKTKCTPKLETSEDSKDIELIKELVLAVACTETLPELPVAMDTSTLEEVSREPCSDSSGAETPNTIVTLPTKEEPSMAQTVKSISTARATETIFGSFEIMSSSYLNDVSFDDPFSDIDTSVFEREVTSLGSVSGSRFCAQDEPWYPSCNSASYSSGQGLRDSNDLDNIMEILVGS from the coding sequence atggatatGGATTCCAAAGGCATCAAAAGAAAAACTCGAGAGTATGAGGGTTGGGTTGATGGTGATCCATGTTTGCAATGTGAGAACTATCCCGTTATCCGCCAGTCCATGCTTAACATGTCACTGGACAAGTTCAACAAAGGTCGTATGCTGATTGAACCTAGTCTAAGGCGGTATGTCCTTATTGCAAACACTCTTCGGCTGATTGAGGAGGAGATCAAACGAGAACCCTGTGCAGTTCCTGTGTTGGATTCCAGAGCCATACCTTCTGGCAATATGGCAACACTAAGCCAGCAGTCTTCCACTGTAATGATGGAATCCCGTGTCCCTGCACTACCTGAAGATATAGAGAATATTCTCTTGCCTGGTGTTGAAGGGGATTTACCTGTGTCGTCTTCAGTCGCCAGCATTTTGAGGGAATTGGAAAATGTTTTGGATGAAGCTGCCCCACAACACCTTCTGCGTTTGTCTGCTAATCAAGATCCCCAGGTCAGAGTGGAGCAAAGCCTTAACATCACTGTTCCCCTGAACTTGAACTCTGTTCATCAACAAGTAAATGATGCTGCGAGTAGAAAAGAAAATCTtgagaaaaaaactaaatgtaccCCTAAATTGGAAACTTCAGAAGATAGTAAGGATATAGAATTAATAAAAGAGCTAGTTCTTGCTGTGGCCTGCACTGAAACCCTACCTGAACTTCCAGTAGCCATGGACACTTCCACACTAGAAGAAGTGTCCAGAGAGCCTTGCTCTGACTCCTCAGGGGCTGAGACACCAAATACCATTGTGACTTTACCCACAAAAGAAGAACCGTCCATGGCTCAGACTGTAAAGAGCATCTCTACAGCTCGTGCAACAGAGACTATCTTTGGTAGCTTTGAAATCATGAGCTCTAGTTACCTCAATGATGTTTCTTTTGATGACCCCTTTTCAGACATAGACACCTCAGTGTTTGAGAGAGAGGTCACTTCCTTGGGATCGGTTTCTGGTAGCCGGTTTTGTGCTCAAGACGAACCCTGGTATCCATCTTGTAATTCTGCTTCATACAGTTCTGGCCAAGGTCTTAGAGATTCTAATGATCTGGACAACATCATGGAGATCCTGGTTGGGTCATGA
- the LOC128666948 gene encoding SERTA domain-containing protein 2-like isoform X1, translating into MELLQMDMDSKGIKRKTREYEGWVDGDPCLQCENYPVIRQSMLNMSLDKFNKGRMLIEPSLRRYVLIANTLRLIEEEIKREPCAVPVLDSRAIPSGNMATLSQQSSTVMMESRVPALPEDIENILLPGVEGDLPVSSSVASILRELENVLDEAAPQHLLRLSANQDPQVRVEQSLNITVPLNLNSVHQQVNDAASRKENLEKKTKCTPKLETSEDSKDIELIKELVLAVACTETLPELPVAMDTSTLEEVSREPCSDSSGAETPNTIVTLPTKEEPSMAQTVKSISTARATETIFGSFEIMSSSYLNDVSFDDPFSDIDTSVFEREVTSLGSVSGSRFCAQDEPWYPSCNSASYSSGQGLRDSNDLDNIMEILVGS; encoded by the exons ATGGAGCTTTTACAG atggatatGGATTCCAAAGGCATCAAAAGAAAAACTCGAGAGTATGAGGGTTGGGTTGATGGTGATCCATGTTTGCAATGTGAGAACTATCCCGTTATCCGCCAGTCCATGCTTAACATGTCACTGGACAAGTTCAACAAAGGTCGTATGCTGATTGAACCTAGTCTAAGGCGGTATGTCCTTATTGCAAACACTCTTCGGCTGATTGAGGAGGAGATCAAACGAGAACCCTGTGCAGTTCCTGTGTTGGATTCCAGAGCCATACCTTCTGGCAATATGGCAACACTAAGCCAGCAGTCTTCCACTGTAATGATGGAATCCCGTGTCCCTGCACTACCTGAAGATATAGAGAATATTCTCTTGCCTGGTGTTGAAGGGGATTTACCTGTGTCGTCTTCAGTCGCCAGCATTTTGAGGGAATTGGAAAATGTTTTGGATGAAGCTGCCCCACAACACCTTCTGCGTTTGTCTGCTAATCAAGATCCCCAGGTCAGAGTGGAGCAAAGCCTTAACATCACTGTTCCCCTGAACTTGAACTCTGTTCATCAACAAGTAAATGATGCTGCGAGTAGAAAAGAAAATCTtgagaaaaaaactaaatgtaccCCTAAATTGGAAACTTCAGAAGATAGTAAGGATATAGAATTAATAAAAGAGCTAGTTCTTGCTGTGGCCTGCACTGAAACCCTACCTGAACTTCCAGTAGCCATGGACACTTCCACACTAGAAGAAGTGTCCAGAGAGCCTTGCTCTGACTCCTCAGGGGCTGAGACACCAAATACCATTGTGACTTTACCCACAAAAGAAGAACCGTCCATGGCTCAGACTGTAAAGAGCATCTCTACAGCTCGTGCAACAGAGACTATCTTTGGTAGCTTTGAAATCATGAGCTCTAGTTACCTCAATGATGTTTCTTTTGATGACCCCTTTTCAGACATAGACACCTCAGTGTTTGAGAGAGAGGTCACTTCCTTGGGATCGGTTTCTGGTAGCCGGTTTTGTGCTCAAGACGAACCCTGGTATCCATCTTGTAATTCTGCTTCATACAGTTCTGGCCAAGGTCTTAGAGATTCTAATGATCTGGACAACATCATGGAGATCCTGGTTGGGTCATGA